In one window of Denticeps clupeoides chromosome 2, fDenClu1.1, whole genome shotgun sequence DNA:
- the LOC114784672 gene encoding endonuclease domain-containing 1 protein-like, with amino-acid sequence MIYLHFVGLAVLLTVCFGDVGDFSPCKSFFYQSTPPVGINGTPICQRYKNMFRFATLYDRQRRSPWFSAYIFSDATNEKAKTKVSWMYEPQLANGSADGNMIPFPNATMEQNVVENQAVQQDYKNSSFSRGHLNPSQHHRDQQDRDATFTLTNIVPQRAEFNNGPWNVLEDTVKKRLIKYCKGPAYIITGIIPYKTERWIKNRVAIPEYLWSAYCCPDYSSNESISNKFPTFAAIGCNDNQTTIEMDNGTVSNSQKVYNVKPIPLDKLEEHLIERFGTEVRLFKNQCSTAVDEAASNSSLVVIIGIIVITAIIIIVVVSVIAFKKKKADYHVV; translated from the exons ATGATTTATTTGCACTTTGTGGGGCTTGCTGTGTTGctgactgtgtgttttggggatgTTGGCGACTTCTCACCCTGTAAAAGTTTTTTCTACCAATCCACGCCTCCCGTGGGCATCAACGGGACCCCGATCTGCCAACGTTACAAGAACATGTTCCGCTTCGCCACGTTGTATGACCGCCAGCGACGATCACCCTGGTTCTCTGCTTACATCTTCTCTGACGCAACGAATGAAAAGGCGAAAACAAAAGTTTCATGGATGTACGAACCACAG CTGGCTAATGGCAGCGCAGATGGGAACATGATTCCATTCCCCAATGCAACCATGGAGCAGAATGTTGTGGAGAACCAGGCAGTGCAGCAGGACTACAAAAACTCAAGCTTCTCCCGAGGCCACCTCAACCCTAGCCAGCACCACAGGGACCAGCAGGACAGAGATGCAACTTTCACTCTCACCAACATTGTTCCTCAGCGTGCAGAGTTCAACAACGGGCCCTGGAACGTCCTGGAGGATACAGTTAAAAAGCGTTTAATTAAATACTGCAAGGGCCCAGCCTACATCATCACAGGGATCATTCCTTATAAGACAGAGCGGTGGATTAAGAATCGAGTGGCCATTCCAGAGTACCTGTGGTCAGCGTACTGCTGCCCCGACTACAGCAGTAACGAATCCATTTCCAACAAATTTCCAACATTTGCTGCCATCGGGTGCAACGATAATCAAACCACCATAGAGATGGACAATGGAACAGTGAGCAACTCCCAGAAAGTCTACAACGTGAAACCCATTCCTCTGGATAAGCTGGAGGAGCATCTCATAGAGAGATTTGGGACGGAGGTCAGACTGTTCAAAAATCAGTGCTCGACAGCAGTAGATGAAGCCGCGAGCAACAGTTCCCTGGTAGTGATTATAGGGATTATAGTGATTACAGCAATCATCATCATAGTGGTAGTTAGTGTGAtagcgtttaaaaaaaaaaaagcagattatCATGTTGTTTAA